In one Chryseobacterium camelliae genomic region, the following are encoded:
- the ribB gene encoding 3,4-dihydroxy-2-butanone-4-phosphate synthase, which translates to MSDIKLNTIPEAIEDLKNGKIIIVVDDEDRENEGDFLCAAELTTPEIINFMALHGRGLICMPLPEKRCDELGLEVMVSRSSDPKETAFTVSVDLLGNGTSTGISAGDRAKTILALMDEKSKPTDFMRPGHIFPLRARKGGVLKRAGHTEAAIDLTHLAGLKEGGVICEIMNEDGSMSRLPDLQVFAQKHDMKIVSIEDLIHYQLKKGNLIERLEERKVKTAYGEFDFFAFRETSNDQIHFALTKGAWTVDEPVLVRVQSSDSYFDVLTRLNNGEKPLLEKVTNMVNEAGKGAVIFINNVSNSENTLRKLQQFLNYQDGQEQHPTLAYNYRDYGIGTQILKNLGINKFKVITQNPNIKPQVGGYDVEVTEMVQL; encoded by the coding sequence ATGTCTGATATTAAATTAAATACTATTCCAGAGGCTATTGAAGACCTTAAAAATGGTAAAATAATCATAGTAGTAGATGATGAGGACAGAGAAAATGAAGGTGATTTTCTTTGTGCGGCTGAATTAACAACACCTGAAATCATCAATTTCATGGCACTTCACGGAAGAGGGTTGATTTGTATGCCTCTTCCTGAAAAAAGATGTGATGAGCTTGGATTGGAGGTAATGGTAAGCAGAAGCAGTGATCCGAAAGAAACAGCTTTTACGGTATCGGTTGACCTTCTTGGAAACGGGACTTCTACAGGAATTTCTGCGGGAGACAGAGCAAAAACGATTTTAGCTTTGATGGATGAAAAATCTAAGCCTACAGATTTCATGAGACCGGGACACATTTTCCCGCTTCGTGCAAGAAAAGGAGGAGTGTTGAAAAGAGCAGGACATACTGAAGCAGCGATTGATCTTACGCATTTGGCCGGATTAAAAGAAGGAGGGGTGATCTGTGAGATTATGAATGAAGACGGATCAATGTCTCGTCTGCCGGATTTACAGGTTTTTGCTCAAAAACATGATATGAAAATCGTTTCTATTGAAGATTTGATTCATTATCAGCTTAAAAAAGGAAACCTGATCGAAAGACTGGAAGAAAGAAAAGTGAAAACGGCTTACGGAGAATTTGATTTCTTCGCTTTCAGAGAGACTTCAAATGATCAGATCCATTTTGCTTTGACAAAAGGAGCCTGGACAGTTGATGAGCCTGTTTTAGTAAGAGTTCAGTCTTCTGATTCTTATTTTGATGTGTTGACAAGATTGAATAACGGTGAAAAGCCTTTATTGGAGAAAGTAACCAATATGGTGAATGAAGCAGGAAAAGGTGCTGTCATTTTCATCAACAACGTTTCAAATTCTGAAAATACATTAAGAAAGCTACAGCAGTTTTTAAATTATCAGGACGGTCAGGAACAGCATCCTACGTTAGCTTACAATTACAGAGATTACGGAATCGGAACTCAGATTTTAAAGAATCTAGGAATTAATAAATTTAAAGTAATCACTCAGAACCCAAATATCAAACCTCAGGTTGGAGGATATGATGTTGAGGTGACAGAGATGGTACAACTTTAA